The following are from one region of the Tenacibaculum dicentrarchi genome:
- a CDS encoding efflux RND transporter permease subunit: MNITKFSINKSRVVLSILVVCLLMGLKFYSDLSRDSMPPFTIRVASIISSFPGASPERVEQLVTDKIEKIVQELPELKKVTSTSRSGLSVINVELKMDVSPEELQSVWDRLRRKLTNLQGLPQNVRPLLKDEGIGEVFGIALGIANDGFSYKELKTYADALRNDLIKLDDAAKVEINGNQEERVFVNFDNNKLKAYGLTSSTLQGIIATTNILNTGGEINIEEERIILEPTGNFNTLSDIENLLIPIGKSGQVISLKDITTIKQDYIYPPKQIVKVNGNEAITLHISLKKGRNIIKLGQEIDVLIQQYNAKLPVGLNTSRITSIDTYIDSKIDNFMTNLLQAIGIVLAVMLIFLGLRTGLVISSLIPIVTISTLFIMGLMGIGLNQISLAALIMALGMMVDNGIVVAESIIVKMESGKPAKQAAIESGSELFMPLLISTLTTSAAFMSFYMAESVMGDIMGPIFVVITIALISSWIISLSIITLFAVYFLKVEKKKTQKPSFLDKIIYAMKSKYKDLILIALQWKKTVLFSVLGLLILSFFGFGLLDVLFFPDSDRNMITVDINLPQGTKIEETSKTVFEIEKYIKTDLLIHKNQLEGVEDWTSFIGKGPSSYDLGYTVDEPNSNYAHMLINTTHFLANASLINKLDTYCFNNFPNAQIKVGLLGAGGGGTPIEIKVSGDNPDKLASISSQIKAKLFSISGTKNIRDDWGPKGKKFIIKIAPFKAQKAGISNQDIAISLQTVLDGFNAGEFREGNNAIPIVMQSANSKNQDLASLETLNIYGQNSGKSVPLIQVAEIIPQWQYTKIKRLDLTRSINVKSELTANGNANKITAELKPWLALQKKKWGNDYTYKLGGDAENSAENMGAVIKYLPLSAFIIIMLLIIQFNSLRKMTMIVLTIPLGVIGMVLGLLIFNVPFGFMAFLGVISLAGIVINNAIVLVDRIEIEENEIKRIPQDAIIAACLQRFRPIILATFTTVLGLVPLYLGGGAMWEPMAVTIMVGLLFGTVITLLFIPAFYSVLYKVNYKGYQFKKELLD, translated from the coding sequence ATGAATATAACAAAATTTTCAATCAATAAAAGCCGTGTTGTACTAAGTATATTAGTAGTATGTTTATTGATGGGGTTAAAATTCTATAGTGATTTATCTCGTGATAGTATGCCACCTTTTACCATAAGAGTCGCATCAATAATATCTTCTTTCCCTGGAGCTAGCCCAGAAAGAGTAGAACAATTAGTTACTGATAAAATAGAAAAAATAGTTCAAGAATTACCTGAATTAAAAAAAGTTACTAGTACCTCTAGGTCTGGGCTTTCTGTAATTAATGTAGAACTTAAAATGGATGTTTCTCCTGAAGAATTACAATCTGTATGGGATCGTTTACGAAGAAAACTAACAAATTTACAAGGCTTACCACAAAACGTACGCCCTTTATTAAAAGATGAAGGAATTGGTGAAGTTTTTGGAATAGCCTTAGGAATAGCAAATGATGGTTTTAGTTATAAAGAATTAAAAACATATGCTGATGCTTTAAGAAATGATTTAATTAAACTTGATGACGCTGCTAAAGTTGAAATAAATGGAAATCAAGAAGAACGTGTTTTTGTTAATTTTGATAACAATAAATTAAAAGCCTACGGATTAACATCAAGTACTTTACAAGGAATTATTGCAACTACCAATATTTTAAATACAGGTGGTGAAATTAATATTGAAGAAGAAAGAATAATTTTAGAACCAACAGGTAATTTCAATACACTTTCTGACATCGAAAATCTTTTAATTCCTATTGGTAAAAGTGGTCAAGTTATTTCATTAAAAGATATTACAACAATTAAACAAGATTATATTTATCCGCCAAAACAAATTGTTAAGGTAAATGGAAATGAAGCTATAACCTTACATATTTCATTAAAAAAAGGTAGAAATATTATTAAATTAGGACAAGAAATTGATGTATTAATTCAACAATATAATGCTAAACTTCCTGTAGGCTTAAACACTTCAAGAATTACCTCTATTGATACATATATCGATAGTAAAATCGATAATTTCATGACAAATTTATTACAAGCCATTGGTATTGTTTTAGCTGTTATGTTGATTTTCTTAGGATTACGAACAGGATTAGTTATTTCTAGTTTAATTCCTATAGTTACTATTAGCACGTTATTTATAATGGGATTAATGGGTATTGGATTAAATCAAATTTCTTTAGCAGCACTAATTATGGCTTTAGGAATGATGGTTGATAACGGAATTGTTGTTGCAGAATCTATTATTGTAAAAATGGAAAGTGGCAAACCTGCCAAACAAGCTGCTATTGAATCGGGCTCAGAATTATTTATGCCTTTACTTATTTCTACCCTAACAACATCAGCCGCTTTTATGTCTTTCTATATGGCAGAATCTGTTATGGGTGATATTATGGGACCTATATTTGTGGTTATTACAATTGCTTTAATTAGCTCTTGGATTATTTCACTTTCTATTATTACTTTATTTGCTGTTTATTTCTTAAAAGTTGAAAAGAAAAAAACACAAAAACCGAGTTTTTTAGATAAAATTATCTATGCAATGAAATCTAAATATAAAGATTTAATTTTGATAGCATTACAATGGAAAAAAACAGTATTATTTTCTGTTTTAGGCTTATTAATACTTTCTTTTTTTGGCTTCGGATTGTTGGATGTTCTTTTCTTTCCTGATAGTGATAGAAATATGATTACTGTTGATATTAACCTTCCACAAGGAACAAAAATCGAAGAAACATCAAAAACTGTTTTTGAAATTGAAAAATATATAAAAACCGATTTATTGATACATAAAAATCAATTAGAAGGCGTTGAAGATTGGACTTCTTTTATCGGTAAAGGACCTTCTTCTTATGACTTAGGTTATACTGTCGATGAGCCAAATTCTAATTATGCTCATATGCTAATTAATACCACACATTTTTTAGCAAATGCAAGTCTTATTAATAAATTAGATACCTACTGTTTTAATAACTTTCCGAATGCACAAATAAAAGTAGGGCTTTTAGGTGCTGGAGGTGGCGGAACTCCTATTGAAATAAAAGTATCAGGAGATAACCCTGATAAATTAGCTTCTATTTCTTCTCAAATAAAAGCAAAACTATTCTCTATTAGCGGAACTAAAAATATACGTGATGACTGGGGACCGAAAGGTAAAAAATTTATCATTAAAATAGCTCCTTTTAAAGCTCAAAAAGCAGGAATATCTAATCAAGATATTGCTATTTCTTTACAAACAGTTTTAGATGGTTTTAATGCTGGTGAATTTAGAGAAGGAAACAATGCTATTCCTATTGTAATGCAAAGTGCTAATAGTAAAAATCAAGATTTAGCATCTTTAGAAACCTTAAATATTTATGGTCAAAACTCAGGAAAAAGTGTACCATTAATTCAGGTTGCTGAAATTATTCCACAATGGCAATACACCAAAATAAAACGATTAGATTTAACTCGTTCAATTAATGTAAAAAGTGAATTAACAGCCAATGGTAATGCTAATAAAATTACTGCTGAATTAAAACCGTGGCTCGCACTTCAAAAGAAAAAATGGGGAAATGATTATACTTATAAATTAGGAGGAGATGCTGAAAATTCGGCTGAAAACATGGGTGCTGTAATTAAGTATTTACCGTTATCTGCTTTTATTATTATCATGTTATTAATCATTCAATTTAATTCTTTACGAAAAATGACGATGATTGTTTTAACCATTCCTTTAGGAGTGATTGGAATGGTTTTAGGCTTATTAATCTTTAATGTTCCTTTCGGATTTATGGCTTTTTTAGGGGTAATTTCTTTAGCAGGAATTGTTATTAATAATGCCATTGTTTTAGTCGATAGAATTGAAATTGAAGAAAATGAAATAAAAAGAATACCTCAAGATGCTATTATTGCCGCTTGTTTACAACGTTTCCGACCGATTATTTTAGCAACATTTACAACTGTTTTAGGTTTAGTGCCTTTATACCTTGGTGGAGGTGCTATGTGGGAGCCTATGGCTGTAACCATAATGGTTGGTTTATTATTTGGAACAGTAATTACGTTATTATTTATTCCTGCATTTTATAGTGTTTTATATAAAGTAAATTATAAAGGATACCAATTTAAAAAAGAATTATTAGATTAA
- a CDS encoding ion channel, translating into MLNELYKFRFQIFLFSQLTLLFGALVFPIEIYDTKISPVLHLFNLSTGLFLLHKKKKTFWLVLLLILLATLSFSLDIFDKAGKHFVDILRISSYFIFHIVVTRELIIQVWNTKNIDQKTILGLISGFISLGFIGFFICLLIEIFYPGSFSFPENGISTIQNLMYFSYITLLTIGYGEILPETVLAQKAVVFIGLIGQIYLVVLMGIVIGKYINQEKTP; encoded by the coding sequence ATGTTAAACGAATTATACAAGTTCCGATTTCAAATATTTTTATTTTCACAATTAACACTGTTATTTGGTGCACTTGTTTTTCCTATTGAAATTTATGATACTAAAATATCGCCTGTACTCCATCTTTTTAATTTAAGTACAGGCTTATTTTTACTTCATAAAAAGAAAAAAACATTTTGGTTAGTACTGCTTTTAATCTTATTAGCCACCTTGTCTTTCAGTTTAGATATATTTGACAAAGCAGGAAAACACTTTGTTGATATTTTAAGAATTAGCTCTTATTTTATCTTTCATATCGTTGTAACCAGAGAATTAATTATTCAAGTTTGGAATACTAAAAATATCGATCAAAAAACAATTTTAGGTCTAATTAGTGGTTTTATATCGCTTGGTTTTATCGGTTTTTTTATCTGTTTACTTATTGAAATTTTTTATCCAGGTTCTTTTAGCTTCCCCGAAAATGGTATTTCAACAATTCAAAACTTAATGTATTTTAGCTATATAACACTGCTAACCATTGGCTATGGCGAAATTTTACCCGAAACTGTTTTGGCTCAAAAAGCCGTGGTTTTTATCGGTTTAATTGGGCAAATATACTTAGTAGTTTTAATGGGAATTGTTATTGGTAAATATATCAACCAAGAAAAAACACCCTAA
- a CDS encoding amidohydrolase family protein gives MEKRKLRINGHSHLLPYPEQIPQFMKEKEIFWVDDERKHMLQKGWKRPVTDSSFFLDEKLRWMEKNKLDHAVVLNLSQLYGNGLRLEEMKKALRFQNDFNAKVQHDHPDKFTCGFVVHPGFIYGALYEMERCVEELGLKVLCLPTHFMDSIGQWRCVFDKENDRIFELADKYKLAIEIHPYDGDKMIKLENTNWRFHLIWMLAQCGDAYHFYTLNGMQERFKNIRTCFAHGGQLAQMNLGRRIQGFDGRPDLFEGKTHPRKAVGHPNIFFDTLVHDTDSLKLMIDRQGSNQIIMGLDDPYPLGEMESDAQSSYPGKLLDLAIDRDIINQKQYHEIWEDNTLRWLFGDDEKAKQDLITKILG, from the coding sequence ATGGAAAAACGTAAACTACGAATAAACGGACATTCTCATTTATTGCCTTATCCTGAGCAAATACCTCAGTTTATGAAGGAAAAAGAAATTTTTTGGGTCGATGATGAACGTAAACATATGTTACAAAAAGGATGGAAACGTCCTGTAACAGATTCTAGTTTTTTCTTAGATGAGAAATTACGTTGGATGGAAAAAAATAAGTTAGATCATGCAGTTGTTTTAAATTTATCGCAATTATATGGTAACGGATTGCGTTTGGAAGAAATGAAAAAAGCTTTGCGTTTTCAGAATGATTTTAACGCAAAAGTACAGCATGACCATCCTGATAAATTTACTTGTGGTTTTGTAGTTCACCCTGGTTTTATTTATGGTGCTTTGTACGAAATGGAACGCTGTGTGGAGGAATTAGGATTAAAAGTTTTGTGTTTACCAACGCATTTTATGGATTCGATAGGGCAGTGGCGTTGTGTTTTTGATAAAGAAAATGACCGTATTTTTGAATTAGCTGATAAGTATAAATTAGCCATTGAAATTCATCCGTATGATGGTGATAAAATGATAAAATTAGAAAATACCAATTGGCGTTTTCATTTAATTTGGATGTTGGCACAATGTGGTGATGCCTATCATTTTTATACGTTAAACGGAATGCAAGAGCGTTTTAAAAATATCAGAACTTGTTTTGCACATGGCGGGCAATTGGCACAAATGAATTTAGGACGTAGGATTCAAGGTTTTGACGGAAGACCTGATTTATTTGAAGGAAAAACGCATCCTAGAAAAGCGGTTGGGCATCCAAATATTTTCTTTGATACGCTAGTACATGATACCGATTCGTTAAAATTAATGATTGACCGACAAGGCTCAAATCAAATTATTATGGGCTTAGATGACCCGTATCCACTAGGAGAAATGGAAAGTGATGCGCAATCTTCATATCCAGGGAAATTGTTAGATTTGGCTATTGATAGAGATATTATCAATCAAAAACAATATCATGAAATTTGGGAAGACAACACCTTGCGTTGGTTATTTGGTGATGATGAAAAAGCAAAACAAGATTTAATTACAAAGATTTTAGGCTAA
- a CDS encoding 3-hydroxyanthranilate 3,4-dioxygenase, whose translation MNLVQPLNFKKWIDENRHLLKPPVGNKQVWDNGDYIVMVVGGPNNRKDYHYNETPEFFYQVEGDMILKIIDQNGKMIDVEIKEGDIYLLPAKVPHSPQRKENTVGLVIEYPRSEGMLDALEWYCENCGNQLYREEFALDNIETDMPVIFDKYYSDTQKCTCSNCGTIMNPPNKI comes from the coding sequence ATGAATTTAGTACAGCCTTTAAATTTTAAAAAGTGGATTGATGAAAATCGTCATTTATTAAAACCGCCCGTTGGAAATAAACAGGTGTGGGATAATGGTGATTATATCGTAATGGTTGTTGGAGGACCTAACAATAGAAAAGATTATCATTATAACGAAACACCAGAATTTTTTTATCAAGTAGAAGGGGATATGATTCTGAAAATTATCGACCAAAATGGTAAAATGATTGATGTCGAAATTAAGGAAGGAGATATTTATTTATTGCCCGCTAAAGTGCCACATTCGCCACAACGTAAAGAAAATACTGTTGGTTTAGTTATTGAATATCCAAGGTCGGAAGGAATGTTGGATGCATTAGAATGGTATTGCGAAAATTGCGGAAATCAGCTATACAGAGAAGAATTTGCTTTAGATAATATTGAAACTGATATGCCCGTTATTTTTGATAAATATTACTCTGATACTCAAAAATGTACGTGTTCTAATTGCGGAACAATTATGAATCCTCCGAATAAAATTTAA
- a CDS encoding DUF6500 family protein, whose protein sequence is MTDEIKQKIIAICEEKITKKGANVGLSFYAFFQNKNDNPKLLMQVATWWIETHQLNHFEKAIKIKTMIENYK, encoded by the coding sequence ATGACTGATGAAATAAAACAAAAAATCATTGCCATTTGTGAGGAGAAAATTACTAAAAAAGGTGCAAATGTAGGTTTGTCTTTTTATGCGTTTTTTCAAAATAAAAATGATAATCCGAAGTTGTTAATGCAAGTCGCAACTTGGTGGATTGAAACACATCAATTAAATCATTTTGAAAAAGCTATCAAAATTAAAACAATGATTGAAAATTATAAATAA
- a CDS encoding FAD-dependent oxidoreductase, whose protein sequence is MNKQDNILIIGAGLCGSLLALRLAQRGYKVSVYESRPDLRTVDISAGRSINLALSDRGFKALRLAGVAEKAREICIPMYGRLIHDIEGNTFSSNYSGRDNECINSISRGDLNAILLSEAEKHENVTIHFNKKCTSVNIENTIAHFKDYHTKEEFSINSDVIFGTDGAGSVLRKSYYLERKFLFSYSQNYLSHGYKELEIPADKKGNHQISNAHLHIWPRGAYMLIALPNMDGSFTVTLFLSYDEGKYNFNNLTSEEKITEFFETQFPDALKLIPNIKEEFLNNPTGALGTVKCSPWHYQNKTILLGDAAHAIVPFYGQGMNASFEDITVFDKILNQNLGDWETVFKTYEKARKENTDAIADLAIDNFHEMKNHVANPLFKEKRILEMALEKAFPNEYFSKYSMVTFKEDIPYADAMKKGRAQDKALLNLVADADFKQSGNLENLLEKVQKQTNEILQEDEIAGL, encoded by the coding sequence ATGAATAAACAAGATAATATATTAATAATAGGTGCAGGTCTGTGCGGAAGCTTATTAGCTTTACGATTAGCACAAAGAGGATATAAGGTTTCGGTTTATGAAAGCAGACCCGATTTAAGAACTGTTGATATTTCAGCAGGTCGTTCTATAAATTTAGCATTATCAGACCGAGGATTTAAAGCCTTGCGTTTAGCAGGTGTTGCCGAAAAAGCTCGTGAAATTTGTATTCCAATGTACGGAAGATTGATTCATGATATTGAAGGAAATACATTTTCATCAAATTATTCAGGTAGAGATAATGAGTGTATAAATTCCATTTCTCGTGGCGATTTAAATGCGATTTTATTATCTGAAGCCGAAAAACATGAAAATGTAACCATTCATTTTAATAAAAAATGTACTTCTGTAAATATTGAAAACACAATAGCACACTTTAAAGATTATCATACAAAAGAAGAGTTTTCTATAAATTCGGATGTGATTTTCGGTACTGATGGAGCTGGTTCTGTTTTACGTAAAAGCTATTATTTAGAACGAAAATTTTTGTTTAGTTATTCTCAAAATTATTTATCTCATGGATATAAAGAGCTAGAAATTCCTGCGGATAAAAAAGGGAATCATCAAATAAGTAATGCTCATTTACATATTTGGCCTCGTGGTGCATATATGTTAATTGCATTGCCAAATATGGATGGTAGTTTTACCGTTACGCTGTTTTTAAGTTATGATGAAGGAAAATATAATTTTAATAATTTAACATCCGAAGAAAAAATAACCGAATTTTTTGAAACACAATTTCCTGATGCGTTAAAATTAATTCCGAATATTAAAGAGGAGTTTTTAAACAATCCGACAGGAGCTTTGGGAACGGTAAAATGTTCGCCTTGGCATTATCAAAATAAAACTATTTTATTAGGAGATGCAGCACACGCAATCGTGCCGTTTTATGGGCAAGGAATGAATGCTTCTTTTGAAGATATTACCGTTTTTGATAAAATTCTTAATCAAAATTTAGGCGATTGGGAAACGGTGTTTAAAACCTACGAAAAAGCAAGAAAAGAAAATACCGATGCTATTGCCGATTTAGCAATTGATAACTTTCATGAAATGAAAAATCATGTTGCTAATCCGTTATTTAAAGAGAAAAGAATATTGGAAATGGCTTTAGAAAAAGCGTTTCCAAATGAATATTTTTCTAAATATTCGATGGTTACTTTTAAAGAAGATATTCCGTATGCTGATGCCATGAAAAAAGGACGTGCGCAAGATAAAGCATTGTTAAATTTGGTAGCAGATGCTGATTTTAAACAATCTGGTAATTTAGAGAATCTTCTTGAAAAAGTACAAAAACAAACCAATGAAATTTTGCAAGAAGATGAAATAGCAGGATTGTAA
- the kynU gene encoding kynureninase, whose product MNYQKTLDYAQQQDKEDKLAYLRNQFHIPKDKKGNDWLYFTGNSLGLQPKSTKKYINQELEDWAKYGVEGHFEGETPWLPYHEFLTENMAKIVGAKPLEVVVMNTLTTNLHLLMVSFYQPTKKKYKIVIESDAFPSDRYAVQSQLNFHGFDASEGLIEWKPRKGEELLNIEDLETIIAEQGDEIALLLIGGVNYYTGQYLDLKRIAEIGHSKDCFVGIDLAHGAGNISPELHNSGVDFAAWCTYKYLNSGPGSLAGLFVHEKHAENKELPRFAGWWNHNKETRFNMRQPFDVMAGAEGWQLSNPPILSMAAIKASLDMFAEVGMEALREKSEKLTGYFEFLINEINSEDIKIITPSNPKERGCQLSIQVKNADKNLHKKLTEHNIITDWREPDVIRCAPTPMYNSFEDVYKMVSILKGLLSK is encoded by the coding sequence ATGAATTATCAAAAGACCTTAGACTACGCACAACAACAAGATAAAGAAGATAAATTAGCATACTTACGCAATCAATTTCATATTCCGAAAGATAAAAAAGGTAACGACTGGTTATATTTTACAGGAAACTCTTTAGGATTACAGCCTAAATCGACTAAAAAATACATCAATCAAGAATTAGAAGATTGGGCAAAATATGGTGTAGAAGGTCATTTTGAAGGAGAAACTCCTTGGTTACCATATCATGAGTTTTTAACCGAAAATATGGCGAAAATAGTAGGGGCAAAACCGCTAGAAGTTGTCGTTATGAATACCTTAACTACTAACTTACATTTGTTGATGGTTTCGTTTTATCAGCCTACCAAAAAGAAATATAAAATTGTAATAGAATCTGATGCTTTTCCTTCGGATAGATATGCGGTACAATCGCAATTAAATTTTCATGGATTTGATGCATCCGAAGGTTTAATAGAATGGAAACCAAGAAAAGGCGAAGAATTATTAAATATTGAAGATTTAGAAACAATTATAGCTGAACAAGGCGATGAAATTGCGTTGTTATTAATTGGCGGTGTAAATTATTATACAGGTCAATATTTAGATTTAAAGCGAATCGCTGAAATAGGACATTCAAAAGATTGTTTTGTTGGAATTGATTTAGCACACGGAGCAGGAAATATTTCTCCCGAATTACACAACTCAGGTGTAGATTTTGCAGCTTGGTGTACTTACAAATACTTAAATTCAGGTCCAGGAAGTTTAGCAGGATTATTTGTTCATGAAAAACACGCAGAAAATAAAGAGTTACCTCGTTTTGCTGGTTGGTGGAATCATAACAAAGAAACTCGTTTTAATATGCGTCAACCTTTTGATGTAATGGCGGGTGCTGAGGGTTGGCAATTATCGAATCCTCCAATATTATCGATGGCAGCCATCAAAGCTTCCTTAGATATGTTTGCTGAGGTAGGAATGGAGGCTTTACGAGAAAAATCAGAAAAATTAACAGGATATTTTGAGTTTTTAATCAATGAAATAAATTCTGAGGATATTAAAATTATTACGCCATCAAATCCAAAAGAAAGAGGTTGTCAATTATCTATTCAAGTTAAAAATGCCGATAAAAATTTGCATAAAAAATTAACCGAACATAATATAATTACCGATTGGCGTGAACCAGATGTTATCCGCTGTGCACCAACGCCAATGTATAATTCTTTTGAAGATGTTTATAAAATGGTAAGCATTTTAAAAGGATTGTTATCAAAATAA
- a CDS encoding PAS domain-containing protein, giving the protein MKEVSRKSQISSPTPIDKKVLLEQDTILISITDKKGVIEYCNEDFVASSGYEECELVGARHNIIRHPEMPRIIFKMMWERLEQGENMIAVVKNLAKSGKYYWVVTDFTVKKDEKEQVLSYKAIRRLAPQKAIDEVISLYKKLKDIEDVKGMEASRKFLNGFLDTKELEYDSYIEGLVSSGMNMSKPKKDKKVGAFFNWFFFAEERPF; this is encoded by the coding sequence ATGAAAGAAGTATCAAGAAAATCACAAATATCTTCGCCAACACCTATTGATAAAAAAGTACTATTAGAGCAAGACACAATTCTGATTAGTATTACCGATAAAAAAGGTGTTATTGAATATTGTAATGAAGATTTTGTTGCTTCATCAGGGTATGAAGAATGTGAATTAGTAGGGGCAAGGCATAATATTATTCGACATCCAGAGATGCCTAGGATTATTTTTAAAATGATGTGGGAGCGTTTAGAACAAGGTGAAAATATGATTGCCGTAGTTAAAAACTTAGCGAAATCAGGTAAGTATTATTGGGTAGTTACTGACTTTACGGTTAAAAAAGATGAAAAAGAACAGGTATTAAGTTATAAAGCAATTCGAAGATTAGCTCCTCAAAAAGCAATTGATGAGGTAATTTCTTTATATAAAAAACTTAAAGATATTGAAGATGTAAAGGGAATGGAAGCTTCTCGGAAATTTTTAAATGGTTTTTTAGATACCAAAGAATTAGAGTACGATAGTTATATAGAGGGCTTAGTTTCGTCTGGAATGAATATGTCAAAACCTAAAAAAGATAAAAAAGTAGGTGCATTTTTTAACTGGTTCTTTTTTGCCGAAGAAAGACCGTTTTAA
- the serA gene encoding phosphoglycerate dehydrogenase — MTPKRSFVFDFDSTLTKVEALDVLAEISLLGNPKKEAIINQIITITNQGIDGEISFTESLKKRIDLLNATKADLPLLIKELEQKVSRSIADNKDFFKEFSDDIYVISAGFKEFIIPIVAEYNIPAERVFANTFEFDKNDAIIGFDTQNLLSQHNGKIDCLKNLNLAGEIQVIGDGYSDAVTKKAGVADTFFAYTENVQRAKTIENADHITPNLDEFLYLNDLPRNISYPKNRIKILLLENVHNDAFTNLTADGFTVETVSKSLSEEELIDKLKDVHVLGIRSKTQVTKKVIESADKLMVVSAFCIGTKQINLEACKENGVVVFNAPYSNTRSVVELAIGEIIMLMRSVFQRSTEIHNGQWNKTAQGSREIRGKKLGIIGYGNIGKQLSVLAEAMGMDVYYYDVEDKLALGNASKINTLKELLNIADVITLHVDDNAANKNYIGEKEIAQMKDGVHFVNLSRGFVVDIKALVAGLKSGKIAGAAVDVYPEEPAKNGDFYTELKGLNNVILTPHVGGSTEEAQKDIANFVPGKIMAYMNSGNTVDAVNFPNIRLPRQINAHRFLHIHKNISGVMAKINKVLAKYDLNITGQYLSTDEKVGYVITDVNKIYDKKVIEKLQEIDGTIKFRILY; from the coding sequence ATGACACCAAAAAGAAGTTTTGTTTTCGATTTTGATAGTACACTCACAAAGGTAGAAGCTTTAGATGTTTTAGCAGAAATAAGTCTGCTAGGAAATCCGAAGAAAGAGGCTATTATTAATCAAATTATAACAATAACCAATCAAGGAATTGACGGCGAAATATCGTTTACCGAATCTTTAAAAAAACGGATTGACTTATTAAACGCTACAAAAGCTGATTTACCTTTATTGATAAAAGAATTAGAACAAAAAGTATCTCGTTCAATTGCTGATAATAAAGATTTTTTTAAAGAGTTTTCTGATGATATTTATGTAATATCCGCAGGTTTTAAGGAATTTATAATTCCGATTGTTGCCGAATATAATATTCCTGCTGAAAGAGTTTTTGCTAATACTTTCGAGTTTGATAAAAACGATGCAATAATAGGTTTTGATACTCAAAATTTGTTATCGCAACACAATGGAAAAATTGACTGCTTAAAAAACTTAAATTTAGCTGGTGAAATTCAAGTAATCGGTGATGGTTATAGCGATGCGGTAACCAAAAAAGCAGGAGTTGCTGATACTTTTTTTGCCTATACCGAAAATGTACAAAGAGCAAAAACCATAGAAAATGCCGACCATATTACGCCTAATTTAGACGAATTTTTATACTTAAACGATTTGCCAAGAAATATATCATATCCAAAGAATAGAATTAAAATTTTATTATTAGAAAATGTTCATAATGATGCTTTTACCAACTTAACAGCCGATGGTTTTACAGTAGAAACAGTGTCAAAAAGTTTATCCGAAGAAGAATTAATTGATAAATTAAAAGATGTTCATGTTTTAGGGATTCGCTCAAAAACACAGGTTACTAAAAAGGTAATCGAATCGGCAGATAAATTAATGGTGGTTTCGGCATTTTGTATCGGAACAAAACAAATAAATTTAGAGGCTTGTAAAGAAAATGGTGTGGTCGTTTTTAACGCTCCTTATAGTAATACTCGCTCGGTGGTAGAATTGGCAATTGGCGAAATTATTATGTTAATGCGTAGTGTTTTTCAGCGAAGCACAGAAATTCATAATGGTCAGTGGAATAAGACTGCCCAAGGTTCGAGAGAAATTCGAGGTAAAAAACTAGGAATTATAGGCTACGGAAATATTGGTAAACAATTGTCTGTTTTAGCCGAAGCAATGGGTATGGATGTGTATTATTATGATGTTGAAGATAAATTAGCCTTAGGAAATGCTAGTAAAATAAATACTTTAAAAGAGCTGTTAAATATAGCTGATGTTATTACCTTACATGTAGATGACAATGCGGCAAATAAAAACTATATCGGAGAAAAAGAAATTGCTCAAATGAAAGATGGTGTTCATTTTGTAAATTTATCGAGAGGTTTTGTGGTTGATATTAAAGCCTTGGTGGCAGGTTTAAAATCGGGTAAAATAGCAGGAGCGGCTGTTGATGTATATCCTGAAGAACCAGCAAAAAATGGTGATTTTTATACGGAATTAAAAGGCTTAAATAATGTGATTTTAACACCTCATGTTGGTGGAAGTACCGAAGAAGCACAAAAAGATATCGCTAACTTTGTGCCAGGAAAAATAATGGCATATATGAATTCGGGAAATACGGTTGATGCGGTAAATTTCCCTAATATCCGCTTGCCACGTCAAATAAATGCACATCGATTTTTGCATATTCATAAAAATATATCGGGTGTAATGGCTAAAATCAATAAAGTTTTGGCAAAATACGATTTGAATATTACAGGACAGTATTTATCGACAGATGAAAAAGTAGGCTATGTAATTACGGATGTAAATAAAATATATGATAAAAAAGTTATCGAAAAATTGCAAGAAATAGACGGAACTATAAAATTTAGAATATTATATTAA